In the genome of Streptococcus oralis, one region contains:
- a CDS encoding bifunctional DnaQ family exonuclease/ATP-dependent helicase, translating to MNARNDRYVVVDLEATSTGSKAKIIQVGIVVIENGEIIDQYATDVNPHEPLDSHIKELTGLTDQRLAAAPEFSQVAGKIFELVKDGIFVAHNVQFDANLLAEFLFFEGYELRTPRVDTVELAQVLYPQFEKYNLGILCQELGIELEHAHTALSDAQATAELLLYMRQKLFELPKGLLESLLNLADNLLYESYLVIEEVYQRQSLLSSPDLMELHGLFLKKESQDLAPRKLSKDFAKNISLLGLEERPQQMEFAEKIEQLLEEYHTFFIQAKTGLGKTYGYLLPALNLESQAGILVSVPTKILQNQIMQEEGQRLKEVFHLEIHSLKGPQNYLKLDAFHQVLHRPESNRLFIRFKMQLLIWLTETETGDLDEIGQLYRYQHFLPELVHDGKLSKKSLFATEDFWKRGQEKAKISRVLLTNHAYLVTRLEDNPEFVDNRLVILDEAQKMLLALENLAQQAYRLEELVTQLDKSLESVENLVQKRLLESIGFECRYLMEQYQSGLKNGKWLDSLEHLRQHFSELVLPEYREIANFFTSDREFWIATAEKSSKDVLICSSKKGRFILADLLPEDCRLLGVSATLEISNRISLADLLGFPDAPLVKLDVAKQEQQEVFLVNDFPLVTEVSPFDYASEVASVIRSLQAFQEPILVLFTSKEMLLAVSDLLDQPHLAQYKNGEPSQLKKRFEKGERQILLGTGSFWEGVDFSTHPCVIQVIPRLPFQNPQEPLTKKLNQELRQEGKNPFYDYQLPMAIIRLKQALGRTVRRPDQGSVAVLLDSRAVSKRYGKQIAQALSKERDVQVLSREKLEPAVADFLQSRRDKMKEKSKKEKR from the coding sequence ATGAATGCGAGAAATGATCGGTATGTGGTCGTTGATTTAGAGGCGACCAGCACCGGAAGCAAGGCAAAAATTATTCAAGTAGGCATTGTGGTGATTGAGAATGGTGAAATCATCGATCAGTATGCGACCGATGTCAATCCCCACGAACCCTTGGATTCTCATATCAAAGAATTAACGGGTCTGACCGATCAGCGTTTGGCTGCGGCACCAGAGTTTTCTCAGGTGGCTGGAAAAATTTTTGAATTGGTTAAGGACGGTATTTTTGTTGCGCACAATGTACAGTTTGATGCTAACCTTCTTGCAGAATTTCTCTTTTTTGAAGGATATGAATTGCGCACACCGCGAGTGGATACAGTTGAGCTTGCCCAAGTTCTGTATCCTCAGTTTGAAAAGTATAACTTAGGTATCCTTTGTCAAGAGTTGGGCATTGAGCTGGAACATGCCCATACTGCCCTGTCAGATGCTCAGGCAACGGCTGAACTCTTGCTTTACATGCGTCAAAAACTTTTTGAGCTACCTAAAGGGCTTTTAGAAAGCTTATTAAACCTTGCAGACAACCTTCTCTATGAAAGTTATCTGGTGATTGAGGAGGTTTACCAGCGACAATCTCTCTTGTCTTCGCCAGACTTGATGGAACTCCATGGGCTTTTCCTCAAAAAGGAAAGTCAAGACTTAGCACCACGGAAGTTATCCAAAGATTTTGCTAAAAACATTTCTTTATTGGGGCTGGAGGAGCGACCGCAACAGATGGAATTTGCGGAAAAGATTGAGCAATTATTGGAAGAATACCATACTTTTTTTATCCAAGCTAAAACGGGATTGGGTAAGACATACGGCTATCTCCTCCCGGCTTTGAACTTGGAGAGTCAAGCAGGTATCCTAGTGAGTGTTCCGACCAAAATTCTTCAAAATCAAATCATGCAAGAAGAAGGACAGCGTTTAAAAGAGGTCTTCCATCTGGAAATTCATAGTCTCAAGGGGCCTCAAAATTACTTGAAATTGGATGCTTTTCACCAAGTCCTCCATCGGCCGGAGTCCAATCGCCTTTTCATACGTTTTAAAATGCAACTGCTCATCTGGCTAACGGAGACAGAGACTGGTGACTTGGACGAAATCGGCCAGCTTTATCGCTATCAACACTTTCTGCCAGAACTAGTCCACGATGGCAAGCTTTCAAAGAAAAGTTTATTTGCTACAGAGGATTTTTGGAAACGAGGGCAGGAAAAGGCCAAGATCAGTCGCGTTCTCTTGACTAATCATGCCTATCTGGTCACTCGTTTGGAAGACAATCCAGAGTTTGTCGACAACCGTTTGGTGATTTTGGATGAAGCTCAAAAAATGCTACTAGCTCTCGAAAATCTAGCCCAGCAGGCTTATCGCCTGGAGGAACTTGTAACCCAGCTTGATAAGTCCTTAGAGTCAGTGGAGAATTTGGTTCAGAAGCGCTTGCTTGAGAGTATTGGCTTTGAATGTCGTTACTTGATGGAGCAGTATCAGTCAGGTCTGAAGAATGGGAAGTGGTTGGATTCTCTCGAACACTTGCGCCAACATTTTTCGGAGCTAGTGCTCCCAGAGTATCGAGAAATTGCAAACTTTTTCACCTCTGACCGTGAATTTTGGATTGCTACAGCAGAGAAATCGAGCAAGGATGTGTTGATTTGTTCAAGCAAAAAAGGCCGTTTTATACTAGCAGACCTATTGCCAGAAGATTGCAGGCTCCTAGGAGTATCGGCCACTCTTGAAATCAGCAATCGGATTTCCTTAGCAGATTTATTGGGATTTCCTGATGCTCCGCTTGTTAAGCTTGATGTAGCAAAACAGGAGCAACAAGAAGTCTTTCTAGTCAATGACTTTCCTCTTGTGACAGAAGTTTCGCCTTTTGACTATGCTAGTGAAGTGGCTTCTGTCATTCGAAGCTTACAAGCCTTTCAAGAACCTATATTGGTCTTGTTTACTTCAAAAGAGATGTTGCTGGCAGTTTCGGACCTGCTCGACCAACCGCATCTAGCTCAGTATAAAAATGGGGAACCAAGCCAACTGAAAAAACGTTTTGAAAAAGGTGAACGCCAGATCTTGCTTGGAACAGGTAGTTTCTGGGAAGGAGTCGATTTTTCAACCCATCCTTGCGTGATTCAAGTGATTCCGAGATTGCCTTTCCAAAATCCCCAAGAACCTTTAACCAAAAAATTAAACCAAGAACTGCGTCAAGAAGGGAAGAATCCTTTCTATGATTATCAGTTACCGATGGCGATCATTCGGCTAAAACAAGCCCTTGGGCGTACTGTTAGACGGCCCGACCAAGGTTCGGTTGCTGTGCTTTTAGACAGCCGTGCCGTCAGCAAGCGCTATGGCAAACAAATCGCCCAGGCCTTGTCAAAAGAAAGAGATGTTCAAGTCCTTTCTAGAGAAAAGCTAGAGCCTGCTGTAGCTGATTTTCTCCAATCCCGTCGCGATAAAATGAAAGAAAAATCCAAGAAAGAGAAAAGGTAA
- a CDS encoding NAD(P)H-hydrate dehydratase: MKVIDQTLLEKVIIERSRNSHKGDYGRLLLLGGTYPYGGAIIMSAIAAVKSGAGLVTVGTDKENIPALHSHLPEAMAFSLQDQQLLEEQLEKAEVVLLGPGLREDAFGEELVKRVFDSLGRDQILIADGGALGILANGQLPFPSSQLILTPHQKEWERLSGIVLDHQNTETTARALSAFPQGTILVEKGPATRIWQVGQPEYYQLEVGGPYQATGGMGDTLVGMIAGFAGQFHQASLYERVVVATHLHSAIAQELAQENYLVLPTEISKELPKTMKRISQKGS; the protein is encoded by the coding sequence ATGAAAGTGATTGATCAAACTTTACTAGAAAAAGTCATTATTGAACGTTCTCGTAACAGCCATAAGGGAGATTACGGTCGTCTGCTCTTGCTGGGAGGGACCTATCCTTATGGGGGAGCTATCATCATGTCAGCCATTGCAGCTGTTAAAAGTGGGGCAGGTTTGGTGACTGTTGGTACGGATAAGGAGAATATTCCGGCTCTGCACAGTCATTTACCTGAGGCCATGGCATTTTCTCTTCAAGACCAGCAATTGTTAGAAGAACAGTTGGAAAAGGCAGAAGTTGTCTTGTTAGGTCCGGGTTTGCGAGAGGATGCATTTGGAGAAGAACTCGTAAAACGGGTTTTTGATAGTCTTGGAAGAGACCAGATTTTGATTGCAGATGGTGGTGCTTTGGGCATCTTAGCAAACGGCCAGTTACCATTTCCTTCTAGTCAGCTTATCCTAACTCCCCACCAAAAGGAATGGGAAAGACTGTCTGGTATAGTTCTTGACCATCAAAATACAGAGACGACTGCTAGAGCTCTTTCAGCTTTTCCTCAAGGAACGATTCTAGTCGAGAAGGGTCCAGCGACTCGTATCTGGCAAGTCGGTCAGCCTGAATATTATCAATTAGAAGTCGGAGGCCCCTATCAAGCAACTGGTGGGATGGGAGATACACTTGTTGGGATGATTGCAGGTTTTGCAGGTCAGTTTCACCAGGCCAGCCTCTATGAGAGAGTGGTGGTAGCGACCCACCTTCATTCAGCTATAGCGCAGGAACTAGCTCAAGAAAATTACCTTGTCTTGCCAACAGAAATTAGCAAGGAACTTCCGAAAACAATGAAAAGAATATCTCAAAAAGGCAGCTAA
- a CDS encoding SIALI-17 repeat-containing surface protein: protein MNKRLFDKRCHYSIRKFAIGAASVMIGASIFGISAVQAEEVASSNAKTEETTVHQAQPLDKLPDDVAAAIAKADENGGREFVKPKAESAEDKVTKDTEPTTPTNESSRELVSPKGETPNKVEEGNKADNKQKSEDANPKPVESAVTAGTEVKEDSKKTSEKDQVKADTEIKPSSEKSQVLSRESNKAEVEKEKQLLSERKQDFNKDWYFKLNAQGDFSKKDVDVHDWSKLNLPHDWSIYFDFDHKSPARNEGGQLNGGTAWYRKTFTLDEADKNKDVRINFDGVYMDSKVYVNGKFVGHYPSGYNHFSYDITEFLNKDGSENSITVQVTNKQPSSRWYSGSGIYRDVTLSYRDKVHVAENGNHITTPKLAEQKEGNVETQVQSKIKNTDKKAAKVFVEQQIFTKEGKVVSELVRSETKNLAENETADFRQTILVNKPTLWTTKSYHPQLYVLKTKVYKEGQLVDVTEDTFGYRYFNWTAKEGFSLNGERMKFHGVSIHHDNGALGAEENYKATYRKLKLLKDMGVNSIRTTHNPASPQLLDAAASLGLLVQEEAFDTWYGGKKTYDYGRFFDQDATHPEAKKGEKWSDFDLRTMVERDKNNPSIVMWSLGNEVEEANGSPRSIETAKRLKAVIKAIDTERYVTMGENKFSRAATGDFLKLAEIMDAVGMNYGERNYDAVRRAHPDWLIYGSETSSATRTRDSYYNPAQILGHDNRPNRHYEQSDYGNDRVGWGRTATESWTFDRDRAGYAGQFIWTGIDYIGEPTPWHNQDSTPVKSSYFGIIDTAGLPKNDFYLYRSEWYSAKEKPTVRILPHWNWTEETLKDRKMLIDGKVPVRTFSNAASVELFLNGESLGKKEFTKKRTEDGRPYHEGAKPSELYLEWLVKYQPGTLTAIARDENGNEIARDSVTTAGEPARVRLTKEEHVITADGKDLSYIHYEIVDGDGNVVPTANNLVHFNLHGQGQIVGVDNGEQASRERYKAQADGTWQRRAFNGKGVVIVKSTEKEGKFTLYADSAGLTSDSATVATVSGKKENRHFVAFAPVKATTDVTTNPELPQTVTAIYSDGSVEEKTVTWEMPSDLLTSAGEKKVSGRVEGLETKAEALVKVIALDRWLPKVATVPVGTNAADLDKTVTAVLTDGSLIDTDVVSWTLKDPAALNKEGGRTEATGKLVDDDREVTATFIASSKETTSSITGLTVGDKALENFESGKTYYRVSLPYTATIPSVEAQTTGYQVTVQQASAYNGYQASVFLSDQKGDLVQTYLIQFVKEAPALKRLEVVVEGKETATEDQVLTYHVIGRYEDGSQTEFSASDIHLEAKSSDGGHLEVNGQNLLLYTKGRVTLTPRIDNQTEKTESVTTEVVIKENKVSKKIVKLHPVFVSTDINQQPNLPKEVGAEFDKGLPRKVSVAWDKVDEKELGHYHSFTLKGHVKGTDIEAKATVTVEGLQVAEEISLTVPKGETVQLPANVRAYHSNGTTIYKDVVWDQVPANFSQIEGVYEINGRLVGSNLTTKAHVRVSSQVVAGNNISKQWTGSQLPAAIVSNTGGDDTANTLNDLTVSRTPSDAKNRWTTWRTNTDNDWASILFGNSGDLTKRFVNNLSVDFYTDGAIGLPKEYVVEYYVGKEIPDLPSDVSHAQRDSNHPFNNPDNWKAVENLHAPSQLSATQTNHFTFDKVETYAVRIRMKKADGTSGVGLTELTVLGNKVLSETSSEISIKVDGKDLEHFNPSKTDYYIPQSSKEITATASNNGLVTVVPATSPKGATRLILKAEDGTVLKEYRIFRNDERETSQPLAAENSAKILNVGDNLQLPSEVSVYYPTSTNWTTDKLAVKWDAIPEHATEHEGTFEVTGHVIGTNLTTKMQVTVVSKGNQVISENPSNNETDSKAFASTTNDTQAASHDRIFYINDGKYNEDGRWTNWSRTPKNQETSVGLLFKKDGKIASQSIGKVAIQFFKDSGTDAPEKMVLERYIGPAFTEPSTISRYEENADHPFNKAENWAPISYKASGELVAGKPIEFNFEPVQTTAIRARMTRKATTNGLALVEFTAYSAGKGSEVETPSATISIDGKALKNFDPNVTDYTLTTMGSKPKVTATTSGHGVVTVVDSGNANLPTLVRLVSKDGNLVKEYRLHFKSTFQTTPTEGVKNLVAETPSLEIEKTPLPFKEVIRENPELAQGQRRIVSEGQDGEKVDYIQVLGTTRSLVHSEERKAQDRIVEVGVKASISSSKGEEPAPVNEVPEFKGGANFVEAAVNEVPEFKGGANFVEAAVNEVPEFKGGANFVEAAVNEVPEFKGGANFVEAAVNEVPEFKGGANFVEAAVNEVPEYTGTLATVGDQAAPSVEKPEFKGGVNAVMALEHKLPEYHGVLATVGNEEAPVLEKPDYPVELLAHDQTIKPNVSVVKEEQNRLPETGEGESETAIFLAGVSLALSAALLTAKRKED from the coding sequence ATGAACAAAAGACTTTTTGATAAACGTTGTCATTATAGCATTCGTAAATTTGCAATAGGTGCGGCATCTGTAATGATTGGGGCTAGTATATTTGGTATTTCTGCTGTACAAGCTGAGGAGGTGGCTTCATCCAATGCTAAAACAGAAGAAACAACTGTTCATCAAGCTCAACCTTTAGATAAGCTTCCCGATGATGTGGCAGCTGCTATTGCAAAGGCTGATGAGAATGGTGGGCGTGAGTTTGTAAAACCAAAAGCTGAATCGGCAGAAGACAAAGTGACTAAGGATACAGAACCTACTACACCTACTAACGAGAGTAGTCGTGAATTGGTTAGTCCTAAAGGGGAAACTCCAAATAAAGTAGAAGAAGGAAACAAGGCTGATAACAAACAGAAATCTGAAGATGCAAATCCAAAGCCTGTTGAATCTGCAGTAACAGCTGGAACAGAAGTGAAAGAGGATTCTAAAAAAACTTCTGAAAAGGACCAAGTGAAAGCAGACACAGAGATTAAACCTTCTTCTGAAAAATCGCAAGTGCTGTCTAGAGAGTCAAACAAAGCCGAAGTTGAAAAGGAAAAACAGCTATTATCGGAACGAAAACAAGATTTTAATAAAGATTGGTATTTTAAACTAAATGCCCAAGGAGATTTTTCAAAAAAAGATGTGGATGTTCATGATTGGTCTAAATTGAATCTTCCTCATGATTGGAGTATTTATTTTGACTTTGATCACAAGTCTCCCGCTCGTAATGAAGGTGGGCAGTTAAATGGTGGAACAGCTTGGTATCGTAAGACTTTCACATTAGACGAAGCAGACAAGAATAAGGATGTTCGTATCAATTTTGATGGGGTTTACATGGATTCAAAGGTCTATGTAAATGGTAAATTTGTCGGACATTATCCAAGTGGCTATAATCATTTTTCATATGATATCACAGAATTTTTAAACAAGGATGGTAGTGAAAATTCAATTACTGTTCAAGTGACCAATAAGCAACCAAGTAGTCGTTGGTATTCAGGAAGTGGGATTTATCGTGATGTAACCCTTAGTTATCGTGATAAAGTCCATGTTGCCGAAAATGGTAATCATATCACTACTCCAAAACTTGCTGAGCAAAAAGAAGGGAATGTTGAAACACAGGTTCAAAGTAAGATTAAAAATACGGATAAGAAGGCTGCTAAAGTCTTTGTGGAACAACAAATTTTTACTAAGGAAGGTAAGGTTGTTTCAGAATTAGTCCGCTCTGAAACGAAGAATTTAGCAGAAAATGAAACTGCAGATTTCAGACAAACAATCCTAGTTAATAAACCAACTCTTTGGACGACAAAAAGTTATCATCCTCAACTGTATGTGTTGAAAACAAAGGTTTATAAAGAAGGTCAACTAGTTGATGTAACAGAAGATACATTTGGTTACCGTTATTTCAATTGGACTGCTAAGGAAGGTTTCTCTCTGAATGGTGAACGCATGAAATTCCACGGAGTAAGTATTCACCATGACAATGGAGCCTTGGGGGCAGAAGAGAATTATAAGGCTACCTATCGTAAATTAAAACTCTTGAAAGATATGGGGGTTAACTCTATTCGAACAACCCACAATCCAGCGAGTCCTCAGTTACTTGATGCTGCAGCTAGTTTAGGTCTTTTGGTTCAAGAGGAAGCTTTTGATACTTGGTATGGTGGCAAGAAGACTTACGACTATGGACGGTTCTTTGATCAAGATGCAACTCATCCGGAGGCTAAGAAGGGTGAGAAGTGGTCTGATTTTGATCTCAGAACAATGGTAGAACGTGATAAGAACAATCCGTCTATCGTCATGTGGTCTCTTGGAAATGAGGTAGAGGAGGCAAATGGTAGTCCTCGTTCTATCGAAACTGCTAAACGCTTGAAGGCAGTTATCAAAGCGATTGATACTGAGCGTTATGTAACCATGGGGGAAAACAAATTTAGTCGTGCGGCGACAGGTGATTTCTTGAAACTCGCAGAAATTATGGATGCTGTCGGTATGAACTATGGTGAACGTAATTATGATGCTGTTCGTAGAGCGCATCCAGACTGGCTCATTTATGGTTCTGAAACTTCTTCAGCTACTAGGACGCGTGATTCTTATTATAACCCTGCTCAAATCCTTGGACATGACAATCGTCCAAATCGTCACTATGAACAATCTGACTATGGTAATGACCGTGTTGGATGGGGAAGAACAGCTACTGAATCATGGACTTTTGACCGTGATCGTGCTGGCTATGCTGGACAATTTATCTGGACAGGAATTGACTATATTGGAGAACCGACTCCATGGCATAACCAAGATAGTACACCTGTCAAGAGCTCTTACTTTGGTATTATTGATACAGCTGGTTTACCAAAGAATGATTTCTACCTTTACCGTAGTGAATGGTATAGTGCTAAAGAAAAGCCAACTGTTCGCATTTTACCACATTGGAACTGGACTGAAGAGACCCTTAAGGATCGCAAGATGCTGATTGATGGAAAGGTTCCGGTTCGTACCTTCTCAAATGCTGCAAGCGTCGAATTGTTCTTAAATGGAGAGTCGCTTGGTAAAAAGGAATTTACTAAGAAAAGGACAGAAGATGGACGTCCATATCATGAGGGAGCTAAACCAAGTGAATTGTATCTTGAGTGGCTTGTGAAATACCAACCAGGCACACTGACTGCGATTGCTCGAGATGAAAATGGCAACGAAATTGCGCGTGATAGTGTGACAACTGCTGGGGAGCCAGCAAGAGTTCGTCTGACTAAAGAAGAGCATGTTATCACTGCAGATGGAAAGGACCTATCCTACATCCATTATGAAATTGTTGATGGCGATGGTAATGTGGTTCCTACAGCTAACAATCTTGTTCATTTCAATCTTCATGGTCAGGGACAAATCGTTGGTGTGGATAATGGAGAACAAGCTAGTCGTGAACGCTACAAAGCTCAAGCAGATGGAACATGGCAAAGACGTGCTTTCAATGGTAAAGGGGTTGTCATTGTAAAATCAACAGAAAAAGAAGGTAAATTTACTCTTTATGCAGATTCTGCTGGTTTGACATCTGATAGCGCAACGGTCGCAACGGTGTCTGGTAAGAAAGAAAATCGTCACTTTGTAGCCTTTGCTCCTGTAAAAGCAACAACTGATGTGACGACAAATCCTGAATTACCTCAAACAGTAACAGCTATTTATAGTGACGGTAGTGTTGAGGAAAAGACTGTAACTTGGGAAATGCCATCTGACTTGCTTACAAGCGCAGGTGAGAAAAAAGTATCTGGACGTGTAGAAGGTTTGGAAACTAAAGCTGAGGCACTTGTTAAAGTGATTGCTTTAGATAGATGGTTACCAAAAGTTGCTACAGTCCCAGTTGGAACGAATGCGGCTGATTTGGATAAAACGGTCACAGCTGTTCTGACAGATGGTAGCTTGATTGATACTGATGTTGTTTCTTGGACCTTGAAAGACCCTGCTGCTTTGAACAAGGAAGGTGGACGTACGGAGGCTACTGGTAAATTGGTAGATGACGACCGTGAAGTGACTGCAACCTTTATCGCAAGTAGTAAGGAAACAACAAGTAGCATTACAGGACTTACTGTTGGGGATAAAGCTCTTGAGAATTTTGAGTCTGGCAAGACCTATTACCGTGTATCCCTTCCTTACACTGCAACTATTCCAAGTGTTGAAGCTCAGACTACCGGATATCAAGTAACTGTTCAGCAAGCTTCTGCTTATAATGGTTATCAGGCTTCTGTCTTCTTGAGTGACCAAAAGGGTGACTTGGTTCAAACTTACTTAATTCAGTTTGTGAAGGAAGCTCCTGCTTTGAAACGTTTGGAAGTGGTTGTAGAAGGAAAAGAAACTGCCACTGAAGATCAAGTATTAACTTATCACGTCATTGGTCGTTATGAGGATGGTTCACAAACAGAGTTTTCGGCTTCAGATATTCACTTAGAAGCTAAATCATCTGATGGGGGACATCTTGAGGTGAATGGTCAGAATCTATTGCTCTATACTAAGGGAAGAGTGACTTTGACACCTCGAATCGATAATCAAACAGAGAAAACAGAATCTGTAACCACTGAAGTGGTGATTAAAGAAAATAAAGTCAGCAAGAAGATTGTGAAACTTCATCCTGTGTTTGTTTCTACAGATATCAATCAGCAACCGAATCTACCTAAAGAAGTTGGAGCAGAATTTGATAAGGGCTTGCCACGCAAAGTATCTGTAGCTTGGGATAAGGTAGATGAAAAAGAGTTGGGGCACTATCATAGCTTTACGCTTAAAGGACATGTGAAAGGCACAGATATTGAAGCTAAAGCGACTGTAACGGTTGAAGGATTGCAAGTTGCAGAGGAAATCAGTCTCACAGTACCTAAGGGTGAGACGGTTCAATTGCCAGCTAATGTCCGGGCTTACCATTCTAACGGAACAACTATCTACAAAGATGTTGTTTGGGATCAGGTTCCAGCCAACTTTAGTCAAATTGAAGGGGTCTATGAAATCAATGGTCGTTTAGTAGGTAGCAATCTGACAACTAAAGCTCATGTTCGAGTGTCTAGTCAAGTGGTTGCTGGAAATAATATCTCTAAACAATGGACAGGTTCACAATTACCAGCTGCCATTGTATCCAATACAGGAGGAGATGACACAGCCAACACCTTGAACGATTTGACTGTATCAAGAACGCCATCAGATGCTAAAAATAGATGGACTACTTGGAGAACAAATACTGATAATGACTGGGCTTCTATCTTATTTGGTAATTCAGGAGACTTGACGAAGCGTTTTGTCAACAATTTGTCGGTTGATTTCTATACTGATGGAGCAATTGGTCTTCCAAAAGAATATGTAGTTGAATATTATGTAGGTAAAGAAATTCCAGATTTACCAAGTGATGTCAGTCATGCGCAACGAGATAGCAATCATCCATTTAATAATCCAGACAATTGGAAAGCAGTTGAAAACTTACATGCTCCAAGTCAGCTGTCTGCAACTCAAACCAATCACTTCACATTTGACAAGGTCGAAACCTACGCTGTTCGTATTCGTATGAAGAAAGCAGATGGAACATCAGGTGTTGGTCTGACAGAGCTAACTGTGCTTGGAAACAAGGTCTTAAGTGAAACAAGTTCAGAGATTTCTATCAAGGTAGATGGCAAGGATCTTGAACATTTTAATCCATCTAAGACAGATTACTATATTCCTCAATCTAGCAAAGAAATCACAGCAACAGCTAGCAATAATGGTTTGGTAACAGTTGTTCCTGCAACAAGTCCAAAAGGTGCAACACGTCTCATCTTGAAAGCAGAAGATGGTACGGTGTTGAAAGAATATCGAATTTTCCGCAATGATGAGAGAGAAACTAGTCAACCTCTTGCTGCAGAAAACAGTGCTAAAATCTTGAATGTTGGAGACAATCTTCAACTTCCTTCAGAAGTAAGTGTTTATTATCCAACTTCAACTAATTGGACTACAGATAAACTTGCAGTGAAGTGGGATGCTATTCCTGAACATGCGACAGAGCATGAGGGAACATTTGAAGTTACCGGTCATGTCATTGGTACAAATCTAACGACTAAAATGCAGGTGACAGTTGTTTCTAAAGGCAATCAAGTCATTTCAGAAAATCCAAGCAACAATGAAACTGATTCTAAAGCCTTTGCTTCGACAACGAACGATACTCAAGCAGCTTCACATGATCGAATTTTCTATATCAATGATGGAAAATACAATGAAGATGGACGTTGGACAAACTGGTCTCGTACTCCGAAAAATCAAGAAACTTCTGTTGGATTACTCTTTAAGAAGGATGGAAAAATTGCTTCTCAATCTATTGGGAAAGTAGCCATTCAGTTCTTTAAAGATAGTGGCACAGATGCTCCAGAGAAAATGGTTCTAGAAAGATATATTGGTCCTGCTTTTACAGAACCAAGTACGATTTCTCGTTACGAAGAAAATGCCGATCATCCATTTAACAAGGCAGAAAATTGGGCACCAATTTCTTACAAAGCTTCTGGAGAATTAGTAGCTGGTAAACCAATCGAGTTTAACTTTGAACCGGTTCAAACGACAGCTATTCGTGCGCGCATGACTCGTAAGGCTACCACCAATGGTCTTGCACTTGTAGAATTTACAGCCTACTCTGCAGGCAAGGGATCAGAAGTGGAAACACCATCAGCGACTATTTCGATCGACGGAAAAGCATTGAAAAACTTTGATCCAAATGTGACAGATTACACTCTAACAACAATGGGTTCAAAACCAAAAGTCACTGCAACAACTAGTGGACATGGAGTAGTTACAGTTGTGGATTCTGGAAATGCCAATCTTCCAACACTGGTTCGTCTTGTTTCCAAAGATGGAAATCTGGTGAAAGAATATCGTTTACACTTTAAGTCTACCTTCCAAACAACACCAACAGAAGGCGTTAAGAACTTAGTAGCAGAAACTCCAAGTTTGGAAATTGAAAAGACTCCGCTTCCGTTTAAAGAAGTTATTCGTGAAAACCCTGAACTTGCTCAAGGTCAACGTCGTATCGTTTCTGAAGGACAAGATGGAGAAAAAGTTGACTATATTCAAGTTTTGGGTACTACTAGAAGTCTTGTTCATTCTGAAGAAAGAAAGGCTCAGGATCGCATTGTTGAAGTAGGAGTGAAAGCATCTATTTCAAGTAGTAAAGGCGAGGAGCCAGCTCCAGTCAATGAAGTTCCAGAATTCAAAGGAGGTGCTAACTTTGTAGAAGCAGCAGTCAATGAAGTTCCAGAATTCAAAGGAGGTGCTAACTTTGTAGAAGCAGCAGTCAATGAAGTTCCAGAATTCAAAGGAGGTGCTAACTTTGTAGAAGCAGCAGTCAATGAAGTTCCAGAATTCAAAGGGGGTGCTAACTTTGTAGAAGCAGCAGTAAACGAAGTTCCAGAATTCAAAGGAGGTGCTAACTTTGTAGAAGCAGCAGTAAACGAAGTTCCAGAATACACAGGAACTCTTGCTACTGTAGGAGATCAAGCGGCACCAAGCGTTGAGAAACCTGAATTTAAGGGTGGCGTTAATGCTGTAATGGCTCTAGAACATAAACTTCCAGAGTATCATGGTGTTCTAGCCACGGTAGGAAATGAGGAAGCGCCTGTTCTTGAAAAACCAGATTATCCAGTAGAGCTATTAGCTCATGACCAGACTATAAAACCAAATGTTTCAGTAGTAAAAGAAGAGCAAAATAGATTACCAGAAACAGGTGAGGGAGAATCTGAAACAGCCATTTTCTTGGCAGGTGTTAGCTTGGCCTTGTCAGCAGCCTTGTTAACTGCAAAACGAAAAGAGGATTAG